The stretch of DNA ATTCCTGGTGGTAGTCTTCGGCCGGATACCATTCGCCGCCTTCGATGGTGGTGACGGCGCTCTGGCCGGGGTGTTCTTCGTTCCAGCGCGCAATGGCGGCTTCGGCTGCCTCGCGCTGCCCCTCGAGCGGGAAGATCGCGCTGCGATACTGCGTGCCGACGTCGTTGCCCTGGCGGTTGAGCTGGGTCGGATCATGGGTGCCCATGAACACGTCGAGGATTTCGGCGAGGCTGATGGTGTCGGCATCGAAGGTCACGCGCACGCCTTCGGCATGGCCGGTGGAGCCGCTGCACACTTCCTTATAGGTCGGGTGCGGCTTGCTCCCGCCGATATAGCCACTCTCGACCTCGGTCACGCCGATCACGTCCTTCATCACCGCCTCGGTGCACCAAAAGCACCCCCCAGCGACGATCGCCTGTTCCATTGCCATGCTTGTCTCCTTTGCCTGCCAAATAGGAAGCGGGCTCCACCTTGTCATCCGTTGGAGTCGCGGGCAGGACACGCCACCCATTCGATGGAGAGAATCAATGCGTTACCTGGTCGCTTCCTGTTTCGCCGCCGCTCTGCTCGCGTCTACGGCTCCCGCCGCTGCACAGGAGAGTCATCCAAACCACGGCCTATCCGACCAAATTCCCAATGTAATTCTGGGACCTAGCGAGGACGGGATAGGCTCGGCACAGGCTGCCAAGCGGATGGAAAGCGTGCTCGCCGCGCCGCGCCGCGACAAGGATCGTGTGCGCGATGTTTGGCGGCATCCGGCCGAAACGCTGGCCTTCTTCCAGGTCGAGCCGGGCATGACTGTGGTCGACTACATTCCGGGCGGTGGCTGGTATACGCGCATCCTGGCACCGTATCTCGGTCCGAAGGGGCTCTACATCGGGCTGACCCCGGACCCGCGCGTCGCCGACAGCGACGATCGGAGCGATTACTACACCAGGCTCCCGGGGCGGTTCCGCGAAGGCGTGCCCGGCTGGTCGCTGGCCGGTGCGCCGGTCGCGATTTACGGATCGCAGGAGCTGCCGGCTGCGCTCAAGGGCCAGGTCGATCGCGTGCTGATCTTCCGCGAGATGCACAACATGCTGCGGACCGGCGTACTCTATGCCGAGCTTGTCCGAATGCGCGAGCTGTTGGCCGAGGATGGCCTGCTCGGCATCGTGCAGCATCGCGCCAAGGCCGATGCGCCGAGCGACTACACGCTTGGCGGCAACGGATATATGCGCGAACGCGATGTGATCGCCTTGGTCGAGGCGCATGGTTTCGAACTGGTCGAGAGCAGCGAGATCAACGCCAATCCCCGCGATACCGCCGATCACGAAGGCGGCGTATGGCGGCTTGCCCCTGTCTGGTCGGGACGCAAGGCAGAGCTCAAGGATATTGGCGAAAGCGATCGCATGACGCTGCTGTTCCGCAAGCGCTGAGCGATGGACAGGCGGCGGGCATCATTTTAGGGCCATGGCCATGAGAGAACTGACCGTCGCCGTCCTGCAACTGCCGCTCGCCCGCGCCGCGGAAGCGGACAATATCGCCGCCGTTTCGGCCCTGGTCGAAGAGGCCGCGGGCAAGGGCGCCCAGCTGATCCTGCCGCCCGAGCTCTTCTCCGGCGAGTATTTCTGCCGCGAAGAGGACGAGGCGCTGTTCGCGCTGGCCCGCCCGACGGCGGAACACCCCAGCGTGCTGGCGATGCAGGAGCTCGCGAAGAAGCTTGGGGTGGCAATCCCGACCAGCTTCTTCGAACGCGACGGGCATCACTATTACAATACGCTGGCCATGATCGGCCCGGATGGGACGATCATGGGTACCTATCGCAAGAGCCACATTCCCGATGGGCCGGGCTACGAAGAGAAGTACTATTTTCGCCCGGGCAATGACGGCTTCAAGGTGTGGGACATCCCCTGCACCGGCGGCGAAGTCAGGATCGGCGTCGGCATTTGCTGGGACCAGTGGTATCCCGAATGCGCGCGGGTCATGGCGCTCAAGGGCGCCGAGGTCCTGCTCTACCCGACTGCGATCGGATCGGAGCCCTATGACGCAGATCTCGACACCAGCCGCATGTGGCGACGCGCGATGATCGGTCATGCGGTGTCGAATTGCATGCCGGTCTGCGCCGCCAACCGCATCGGCCACGAAGGGCCGGAAGATCGCGCGCAGAGCTTCTACGGCCACAGCTTCATCAGCGATGAATGGGGCGATCTGGTGGCGGAATACGGCGCCGGGGAAAGCGGCGTGCTGATCGCGACGCTCGATCTGGTTCGAGCGGCCAAGCACCGAGCCGGCATGGGCTTCTTCCGCGACCGTCGACCGCAGCTCTACGGCCGGATCAGCGAGGATATCTGAGGCGCTGTGTGGGCGGCCAGAGCCAGCGCCAAGCGAGGGAGCAGGCGCTCATGAGCGAGGCCTATGTCCTTGCTCTGGGTTCCAACATGCGGGTGCCGGGTATTGGCGGGCCGCGCGCGGTCATTGCTGCAGCCTTGATCGCGCTCGAACACGAGGGGATCGCGCTAAGGGTCGCTTCTCGTATCGTCGACAGCGCTCCTGTCGGCCCTTCGCGGCGCCGCTATACCAACGCTGCGGTGGTCGTGGAGACAGAGCTGGCTCCGCCGGAGCTCCTCACCCGGTTGCAGCAGATCGAACGGGCGTTCGGCAGGAACAGGCGCGGCCAACCCTGGCGCGCGCGACCGCTCGATCTGGATATCGTGGCCTGGAATGGCGGGATCTGGGTCTCGCCGGGTCTGGTGGTGCCACACCCGCGTTTTCGCGAGCGGGGCTTTGTGCTGACTCCGGCTGCGCAGATCGCCCCCGCATGGCGCGACCCGGTGAGTGGGCTTACGCTGCGCCAGCTCGCAGCGCGCGCGGCTTTAGCGCGGTAGCAGGGTTCCCTCGATAAACGGTCCAAGGATCGGCGTCGTCGAACAGCGCGCCGCGTGCCGCCAGCACGGCTCCGTCGCCCATGGTGACGCCCGGGCCGACGAAAGCTTCGGCCGCGACCCAACACCGCTCGCCCAGCGCAATCGGGCGGACAACCAGCTGGAAATCCGGATCCTCGACATCATGGGTGCTCGCGCAAAGGTGAGCGCGCTGTGAGACTACGCTGTCATTGCCGATGGCAATGCGGCCCTGATTGTAGAGGATGGCGCCAGGACCGATCAGGACATTGTCGCCCAGTTCGAGCTGCGCGGGGAGCCACACCTGCACGCTGGCATGGACCCGGCACCCCCGCCCGACGCGCGCTCCGAACAGTCGAAGTAGCAAGACCCTCCAGCGATGGAGCGGGGGCGGCGTCCAGCGTGCCAGCACCAGCCAGCACGCTTGCCACACCACGCGCGCCAGCCGGTTGCCGAGTGGGAACGACGGGCCACCCGTGCGGCTGCGCGCCTGCCGTGCATCGAGTGGTCCCACTATGCGTCCCGTTCCATTGGTTATCGTGACCACTGGTATCGTCGGATGTGCTGCCAAACAACCATCACCCGCTTGACCCTGCGCCGAGCCATCCCTAGGTGCCCCTGCGTGCCAGCCACGCGCGGTTGGGGCCCTTAGCTCAGTCGGTAGAGCAACTGACTTTTAATCAGTAGGTCGCTGGTTCGAACCCAGCAGGGCTCACCACCTTTTCCTTCCTATTCACTGACCGGCAGATCCAGATTCTCTGGCCGCTGCCGTTGTCGGGTTGGGAGCCGGGACTGGTCGACGACCCCGTCATGGCATCTACGCCGCCTGCAGTTCGGATATCCGCCTGGAGATGTGGTGGGATATCAACTCCCCATAACGACTGCTGCCGATCAGCGTATTCGAAGCGCGCTGCGCGAGCGCGAGGTCGGGACGAGCGTTTATCTCGAGCACCAGCGGCTGCTCGGCGAGACCGATATCCCATCCGATCTGCACGAAACTCTTGAGAAATTCCCTGTGCGCTCTGAGCGCAACATCCTTGATCTCGGCCCAGCGCTCCAGCGTCTTCCCCTGGATCTGGGCAGAGTTGAATGGATGGACGGCAAATTCACCCTGCCGCGAACGATATCTCGCAGCCGATAGTTCGCCGCTGTCGGGATCGATCGCGGCCATGAGTCCACCCAGATGCGCATTGTCCGCGACCGTGCCGGGCTGCGACGCGAAGCGCATTACCGACGTCACGACTTCCGGCTCGCCCCGTTCGTTGAGCATAGTCGTGACCCGTGCCGTCGGCAGGCAGTCGATTGCCAGTTCGGCGACATCCGAACTCGGATAGACCCGTTGCTGGAGGATATAGGGCCTTGAAGGATCGTCGATAATCCGTCCGATGAACCGCCTGAGCCCATCGTCGCCCAGACGCGCGGCATGCTCAAGGTTGACCTCGAACACCCCGTTGCCGCCCGTGCCGTAGGTCGGCTTGGCGATCAGCACTTGCTGGTCGTCGAAGCGCCGGAAGGAATCGAGCTTACCGTCGTGGACATAGGCAAAGATCTGCGGGTGAGGAATCCCATGCTCTTCGCAGAATTGTGCGAAGGCGAACTTGTCGTGAAACAGGGTCGGATCGCTCGCCATCTTGTCGTCGATGAAGCGGCCGCAGCCAATGTGCTCGAAACGCCGATAGAGGTCCGAGAGTTGCTTGCGGGTGCGGATGTTGAACATCGCCAGGTCGTTGGGATCGGTGAAATACCGAATCCCGACCACGGTCGACCAGCGGCGCCACTTGGCGTTCTTCACCCACCGCCCAGAGACCCGGTGGGCTCGAAAGCGAACGTAGAAAGAAAAGACCAGGTATACGACCGAGTTCAGAAGTATGCTGACGAAGCCGTGGCGCGAATTCCTGTATAGATAGTATTCGTTTAAGAAATCGGCAGATTTATATTTAAACACTCCCGGAAAAATTGCAAAATTAAACCTTATAAAATCATATAGCCTGTCAATCATATCCAAACTGCGACCCTTGGAATTGATGTTTATGTAAATTGTTGGGCGTTGAATGCGGCCTGCGTGGCCGCCATCCACGTCTGGGCCCAATAATTCGTTAATGGCCGTTGCCCAGATATGTGAGATTGTCACCTCATCGGCCTGAGTTTTGCACGAAGTGCCACCCAAATTGGTCAATTAAGTGTGTTGATCGGGCAAGACTTGGTGCCTTCTATTCGAAATAACTACCTCGAAAGGGATCGAGCGACCTTGGGCGAAGCCTGCTGGTCACGCGGAGCGCACCGCGCTAACCTGACTGGCGTCGATCGCGGGGGTGGGCATGGACATGGATGCGGAGGAGCAGGGGCAGGGTAGCGAGCCTGCGCCGCGCGTCTTCGTCAGCTATTCCCGTACCGATCTTCTTCGTGCCCGACCCGTCATCGACCTGCTCGTTCAGGCCGGGATCGACGTGTGGTGGGATGGCCTGCTGGCGGGGGGCGAAACCTATCTTCCGACGACCGAGGCGGCACTCGAAGGGGCCGATTGCGTAGTGGTGCTGTGGTCGGCGGCGTCGGTCGATTCCAACTGGGTACGCGACGAGGCGCAGAGCGGGCGCGATCGGCGGCGGCTCGTCCCCCTGTCGCTCGACGGGACCATGCCACCACTGGGGTTCCGCCAGTTCCAGATGATCGATCTCACGCACTGGAATGGCAAGCCGGGCGCTCCCGAGGCGGACAAGGTCCTCCAGGCGGTCTACGGCATCAGCGGCGCCCCAGCGCCACTGCCAACGGCGCTGAGCCCACCAACAGCACGCGGGCTGCGCGTCTCCCGCCGGACACTGGCGCTGGGTGGAGCGGGCATCGCCGGGCTTGCCGCGATTGGCGTGTGGCGCATGGGGCTCTTGCCGGGCGCTCGCGGGGGCAGGATTTCAATGGCCGTCCTGCCCTTTGCCAATCTTTCCGGCGATGCAGAGCAGCGCTGGTTTTCCGACGGCCTCTCCAACGAACTGCGCGCGGTACTGGCTCGCAATCCACACCTGCGGGTATCGGCTCCGACGACATCCTCTGCACTGGGGGAGGGCGGGGACGACGATTTCGCCGCCGCGCGCAAACTGGGTGTGGCCAATATCCTGCGTGGCAGCGTGCAATTGGCAGACATGGTCGTACGCGTGTCCTGCGAGGTGATTCAGGTATCCGACGGTCTGGTTCGCTGGGCCGACAGTTTCGATCGAAAGATGGACGACGTCTTCGCACTCCAGACCGAAATTGCGCGCACCGTGGCATTGTCGCTGGTGTCCGAGATCGCCGGTGACGCGGAGGCGCGCGACAGCCTGGCGCAACAGGAGGACGTGGGCGGGACGACCAACCTTGCCGCCTATGAAGCCTATCTGCGAGGGCATGCGTTCTACGACCTCTCAGCCGGCGTCGAGACCGACCGCGCCGCGCTGGCCCAGTTCGATGCGGCGATTGCAGCCGATCCGCGCTACGGAGCAGCGCATGCCATGCGCGCGACCATGCTCGCCGCGGTGGCCAATGCGATGTCCGGCAAAGACGAAATCCGTCGGTTCTATGACGATTCCATTGCCTCGGCGAAACGGGCCATCGAACTCGCGCCCGATCTTGCACGGGGCCATCTGGCGCTGGGTTATGCGTTGGCCAACGGCCGTCTCGACCCAAAGTCGGCGCTGCCGCATTACGAAAAGGCGCGCGAACTTGCTCCGGGGGATGCCGACGTCCAGCGGTCGGTCGCCGCCTTCTACGCCTATGGCGCGAAAGCGCAGCTGGGTGCCGAGATCATTGCGGATGTGATCGAGCTCGATCCGCTCAACGCACGGGCTTTCCGCACGGCTGGCTACATTGCCTACCTTGGGCGGGATTTCCCGCAGACCATCAGCCGCATGCGGCAAGCGCTGGACCTGAACCCCAAGCTTGCCAGCTCGCAATCGATGATCGGCAATGCCCTCTACCTGGAAGGGGACCCTGCAGGGGCTCTCAAGGCCTATCGCGAAGAACCGGTCGCGATCTTCGCCTTGACCGGCGAAGCAATTGCCCTGGGTCGATTGGGTGACCGCAAGGCCGCGGAGAAGGCAATGGCGCAACTGGTGGCCGACTATGGTGATGCGACACTCTATCAACAGGCACAGGTGCGCGCGCAGTGGGGCGAACAGGCCGATGCCTTGACCCTGCTCGAACGCGCGTTGGCGATGAACGATCCGGGCATGCTCCTGGCGCCAAACGATGGATTGCTCGACCCGCTGCGCGGCTCGCCGCGCTTCCGCAAGTTGCTTTCGTCGCTGACGTCATGATAGCTAGCTGCGGTCGCACAGACAGGGAGGTTTTTACATGAGAAAGATTACCATGGGGCTGGTCGCAGGGTGTGCAGCGCTGGCGCTGTCCGGGTGCCAGCAGGCGGAAACCGATGCGACTGAACCGGCGGCAGAAGAAGAAATGGCCACCGCGACCGATGCCGACGCAGCTACCGAGGCGGATGCCGCGAGCGAGGGAACCGGCGAAGAGGCTGATGGGCCTGAGACCGAAGAAGCGGCCGCGACCGCTGTCGAGGGCACGACAACCCCGATCAATCCGGAGAACTGACCTTCGTATCCATCGGTGCCGCTGGCGCCCGCCGGGAGTCTTTCCTAGCGGCGCGACAGCGGCCCGATATACTGCTCGAGCCAGTCGCGAACCTTCGCCACGCGCGTATAGCGACTAGGTTCGCCGACGGTTCCGCAGGCCCGGCCAGCGCTGACCACCCCGATCACCTTGGGAACCTTGTCGGCGTCGCCGTAATAGACAAGCCCGCCGCCGCTATCGCCCTTGCAAGCCTGCTGGCCCTGTTTTCCGCCCGCGCAGAGCGCCGCGTTCAGCGCACTTCCGCGGTAGCTGGTGATGCGGGTGCAGCGCTCCTCGCTGGTCAGCTCCATCTTCGCCCCGCGCAAATTGTCGGTCGACTGGCCATCTTCGGGCCGGGTCCAGCCCCAGCCATAGGTATAGACTTCCATACCAGCCTTGATCGCCCGCTTGCCGAGTTCAAGCGGATCGAGAGTCAGCCTGGTGATTGGGCTCGTCATGCCTTGCTTCGCACCGCGATCGGGGTCGTATTGGACCAGCGCGATATCGAAGGCGTAGGTGGCGGGGTCGAAAGAGGGATGGGGGATGGCGCGCAGGATGGGGTAGCTCGTCCCCTCGGCCTCGCGCGGGTTATAGACGCCCAGGCGGACCTCGTGCCCCGCCGCCACGATATCCTTGCCCTGGTCGGTCAGGCAATGTGCGGCCGTCAGGACCCATCCGGTCCGGATGATTGTTCCGCCGCACATGACCCGCTGCTGCTGCGACAGGGACATGCCGGCCAGAGATTGTGGCCGCCATAACAGAGCTTGCCACGGGGCCTGTCCGCGCCTGAGGCGGAACCCATTGATCGAATAGGCAATCTTGCGGCAGATCCGGTCGACATAGAGCTTTCCGCGGTAGCGTTCCTGGTTGACGATGCAGCCGGTTCCGGCGCTGGGCTTGCGCTCCATTTCGCGAACCGTGCCAGATGGTTCGTCGCCCGATGCCACGGGTGGAAGATAGGTGGTATCGGCGGCGATCATCTCGATGCCCGGCACTTCCGATGCGATAATGGGCAGGTACTCGCAAGCCTCCCACGACCCCGCGCGACAAAGCGGCATGAACAACTCGGCCGCACGCGTCGGGTTGGGTTCGACGATCTGTCCCCTCAAAAACTCTTTCCCGAGCGTAAGGCACGCCCTTTGCGCGGCTTCATTGTCCGGGCGGCAGGCACGTTCGAGCAGCTGGATTGCGCGCTCCGCCTCTGGCGATCCGGCCACGCCAGCCTTGCCCAACTGCAATTCGGCGGCACGAGGGCAGGCGCTCTCCTCACCCGCGTCACAGGCACGTACCAGCACTTCGTGGGCCCGGTCAGTCCCGTCGATCACCGGCATGCTCGACACCAGCACTTCGCCGAGCGTCGCGCAGGCAGCCAGATCACCGCCATCGCATCGCGCGGACAGCACCGGTTCCTGGCGAAGATTGCGGGCGAGTTCGCAATCCGCATCCTTGTCGATCTCGCAGCCGCGCTCGATCAGGAAAGTGGCCAGGTTCGGGTCGGGTGCGATGCCGATGCCGTTCCAGGCGCGCTGGCCCGATTGCCGACAACCCTGCCATGACCCGGCCAGGCAGGCCAGGTAGTAGTATTCACCCGCCTGCCACTGATCGGCCTGCGGGCTATATTCATGCTTCCAAGCGGCTCTCTCGCAGGCTTCGGCATTGCCTTTGCGGCAGACGTTGTCGAGCAGTGTCAAGGCCAGGCCATGGTCGGCCTGGGCGGGGTCGCTGTCGAGCAGCGTGCGGGCGAGCACCAGGCATGCTTCATCACTCCCCTCGCGGCAGGCCGCATCGGCGATGGCTGTGCCCCGTTCCGGATCGGGATCGCCCCCATCGCTACCTTGTATCATTATGTCGGCCTGACGCGCGCAGCCGTCGAGATTGCCGAGTTCGCAGGCTTCGCCATAGAGCACCGTGGCGATCGGGCGCACCTGCTTGACCCCTTGCCCCTTCAGATAAGCGTAGGCCAATCCGACACAGGCTGCGGAATCCTGGCGCTTACAGGCCTTGGCATTGGCCCTGGCCTTGCGTTCCCATTCCTTGATCAGTTCGGGGGGCGGGTCGATGTCGGGACCGTTGACCTGACGCTGGGTGGCGACAAGGTCCTGAGCCTTTGCCGGACCGGGCATCGCCAACGCCCCGGCCAAGAGCATCGCTCCAGCAAGCCATTTCCACGATGCAAGAGGCATTGGTTCCTCCCCATCGCGACCCGGGAGGGAGTGCACCAAAGAACGTCCCCGAGGTCAAGGCATTGATGAACAAGGTGCTTGTGCAGCCGCCATGCAAGGCTAGTGTTCTAGCTATGCGTCTGGGGGCGCATTGGGGATCAGGATCGGGGGTAGCACGCGCATGAGTTCGGTACCGATCATGGAGACCCTGCCGCATCTTTCGCTGGGGGTTACCGGGCATCGCGGTACCAACCCGGCTTTCAGCGCCAATCGCGCTGCGGTTACGGAGGCGCTGAACGAGGTCTTTGCCCGGATCGACGGCATCCTGGCGGGTCACGAACAGGCGCTTGCGCCGGTCCGAATGCACAGCCTGCTGGTCGATGGCGTGGACCAGATCGCAGCCGAGCTGGCACTGGCGCGCCAATGGGAACTGGTCGCGCCCTTGCCCTTCGGCTCTGCTCTCAACCTTGCCATCAATGCCCGCCCGTCGACCGTCGCAGACATGGAGGCGCTGTGTCGCGGCGACATGGCATCCGATCCTGCGGTCGAATCTCACGCGGCGGCGATCCGGGAGGTCACCCAGCGGGCCCAGCTGTTCGAGCTTGCCGACCGTGACGAGGAAGTCGCGGCGCTGTTCCGCGAGGCGCTCGCCGATCCGGGCAGCTTCGACAAGGCGCGAGCTTTCGACACGCAGTGCTCCGACCATGTTGCGCTGGCCGGCCGGGTGATGATCGAGCGAACCGACCTGATCGTGGCGGTGTGGGATCGCAAGGTCCGCAATTTGCGTGGGGGGACGGGGCATACGGTCGTCTCGGCGCTTGAACTTGGCACGCCGGTGATGGTGATCGATCCGGCATCACCGACCGAATGGCAGATCTATACGCGTCCGGAAGAACTGGCGCAGCCGCTCCGGCGGGGCGAGGACCGGCTCGAGGCGATCGTCGAGGCTGCCTTCCTCGCCGCCGAGGCTGACGATCGAGCACTCGAGAAGGAGCGCTGGCATGGCTCGGGCAGCCATCTGTGGTCGCTCTATCGCCGGATCGAAGTGGTGTTCGGCGGGGAGGGGAGACCCTTCCGCAGGCTGTCATCGAGCTATGAGACGCCCGGTGCGATCGGCACGGGGTCAGGGGCCGAATTGATCGGCACCGTGGCCGAACTGCTTCCCCCGGGCGACAAAGTCGCGGATCGTCTGGCCAGCTCCATCCTGCCGCAGTTCGCCTGGGCCGACGGCGTGTCGAGCTGGCTGTCCGACGCCTATCGCAGCGGCATGTGCTACAACTTCATCTTCTCCGCGCTCGCGGTGATGGCCGGGGTTCTCTACCTGCCACTCGGCCTGATGGAGCAGAAGTGGATCTTCGCTTCGATCGAACTGCTGTTGCTGGCGATGATCGTTTTCGTGACCTTGATCGGCGGACGGCTGGCGTGGCACCGGCGCTGGTTCGAGACGCGACGGGTCGCCGAGTATCTGCGGCATTCGCCCAGCCTCTTGATGCTCGGCGTGGCCCGGCCGACCGGGCGCTGGCCGCGCGGCAAGGACAAGGAATGGCCCGAGCATTTCGCCCGCCACTGCCTGCGCGAGGTGGGCCTCCCGCGCGTCCGCATCGACCGCCGCTACCTGCGCGACGTGCTCGAGCGCGTGGTGCTCAGGCACGTGCAGGAGCAACGCGCCTACCACCTGGCCAAGGCGAAGCGGCTGGCCACGGTGCACCACCGGATCGATCGGGTGGCAGAGAAATGCTTTCTGCTGGCGATCTTCTCGGTGTCGTTGTTCCTGGCAAGTTCGGCGGGAGCAGCGCTTGGCATCCTGCCCGCGCACTGGCCCGGAGCGGGGGCGAAGTTGTTCACCTTCCTGGGCGTGGCCTTCCCCACGCTTGGTGCCAGC from Erythrobacter mangrovi encodes:
- a CDS encoding class I SAM-dependent methyltransferase, with translation MRYLVASCFAAALLASTAPAAAQESHPNHGLSDQIPNVILGPSEDGIGSAQAAKRMESVLAAPRRDKDRVRDVWRHPAETLAFFQVEPGMTVVDYIPGGGWYTRILAPYLGPKGLYIGLTPDPRVADSDDRSDYYTRLPGRFREGVPGWSLAGAPVAIYGSQELPAALKGQVDRVLIFREMHNMLRTGVLYAELVRMRELLAEDGLLGIVQHRAKADAPSDYTLGGNGYMRERDVIALVEAHGFELVESSEINANPRDTADHEGGVWRLAPVWSGRKAELKDIGESDRMTLLFRKR
- the folK gene encoding 2-amino-4-hydroxy-6-hydroxymethyldihydropteridine diphosphokinase, with translation MSEAYVLALGSNMRVPGIGGPRAVIAAALIALEHEGIALRVASRIVDSAPVGPSRRRYTNAAVVVETELAPPELLTRLQQIERAFGRNRRGQPWRARPLDLDIVAWNGGIWVSPGLVVPHPRFRERGFVLTPAAQIAPAWRDPVSGLTLRQLAARAALAR
- the msrA gene encoding peptide-methionine (S)-S-oxide reductase MsrA, which translates into the protein MEQAIVAGGCFWCTEAVMKDVIGVTEVESGYIGGSKPHPTYKEVCSGSTGHAEGVRVTFDADTISLAEILDVFMGTHDPTQLNRQGNDVGTQYRSAIFPLEGQREAAEAAIARWNEEHPGQSAVTTIEGGEWYPAEDYHQEYWEGEGQRNPYCLAVIPPKLMKLRKSFQKYLKPEA
- a CDS encoding DapH/DapD/GlmU-related protein — translated: MGPLDARQARSRTGGPSFPLGNRLARVVWQACWLVLARWTPPPLHRWRVLLLRLFGARVGRGCRVHASVQVWLPAQLELGDNVLIGPGAILYNQGRIAIGNDSVVSQRAHLCASTHDVEDPDFQLVVRPIALGERCWVAAEAFVGPGVTMGDGAVLAARGALFDDADPWTVYRGNPATALKPRALRAGAA
- a CDS encoding trypsin-like serine protease, producing the protein MPLASWKWLAGAMLLAGALAMPGPAKAQDLVATQRQVNGPDIDPPPELIKEWERKARANAKACKRQDSAACVGLAYAYLKGQGVKQVRPIATVLYGEACELGNLDGCARQADIMIQGSDGGDPDPERGTAIADAACREGSDEACLVLARTLLDSDPAQADHGLALTLLDNVCRKGNAEACERAAWKHEYSPQADQWQAGEYYYLACLAGSWQGCRQSGQRAWNGIGIAPDPNLATFLIERGCEIDKDADCELARNLRQEPVLSARCDGGDLAACATLGEVLVSSMPVIDGTDRAHEVLVRACDAGEESACPRAAELQLGKAGVAGSPEAERAIQLLERACRPDNEAAQRACLTLGKEFLRGQIVEPNPTRAAELFMPLCRAGSWEACEYLPIIASEVPGIEMIAADTTYLPPVASGDEPSGTVREMERKPSAGTGCIVNQERYRGKLYVDRICRKIAYSINGFRLRRGQAPWQALLWRPQSLAGMSLSQQQRVMCGGTIIRTGWVLTAAHCLTDQGKDIVAAGHEVRLGVYNPREAEGTSYPILRAIPHPSFDPATYAFDIALVQYDPDRGAKQGMTSPITRLTLDPLELGKRAIKAGMEVYTYGWGWTRPEDGQSTDNLRGAKMELTSEERCTRITSYRGSALNAALCAGGKQGQQACKGDSGGGLVYYGDADKVPKVIGVVSAGRACGTVGEPSRYTRVAKVRDWLEQYIGPLSRR
- a CDS encoding TIR domain-containing protein, whose product is MDMDAEEQGQGSEPAPRVFVSYSRTDLLRARPVIDLLVQAGIDVWWDGLLAGGETYLPTTEAALEGADCVVVLWSAASVDSNWVRDEAQSGRDRRRLVPLSLDGTMPPLGFRQFQMIDLTHWNGKPGAPEADKVLQAVYGISGAPAPLPTALSPPTARGLRVSRRTLALGGAGIAGLAAIGVWRMGLLPGARGGRISMAVLPFANLSGDAEQRWFSDGLSNELRAVLARNPHLRVSAPTTSSALGEGGDDDFAAARKLGVANILRGSVQLADMVVRVSCEVIQVSDGLVRWADSFDRKMDDVFALQTEIARTVALSLVSEIAGDAEARDSLAQQEDVGGTTNLAAYEAYLRGHAFYDLSAGVETDRAALAQFDAAIAADPRYGAAHAMRATMLAAVANAMSGKDEIRRFYDDSIASAKRAIELAPDLARGHLALGYALANGRLDPKSALPHYEKARELAPGDADVQRSVAAFYAYGAKAQLGAEIIADVIELDPLNARAFRTAGYIAYLGRDFPQTISRMRQALDLNPKLASSQSMIGNALYLEGDPAGALKAYREEPVAIFALTGEAIALGRLGDRKAAEKAMAQLVADYGDATLYQQAQVRAQWGEQADALTLLERALAMNDPGMLLAPNDGLLDPLRGSPRFRKLLSSLTS
- the aguB gene encoding N-carbamoylputrescine amidase produces the protein MRELTVAVLQLPLARAAEADNIAAVSALVEEAAGKGAQLILPPELFSGEYFCREEDEALFALARPTAEHPSVLAMQELAKKLGVAIPTSFFERDGHHYYNTLAMIGPDGTIMGTYRKSHIPDGPGYEEKYYFRPGNDGFKVWDIPCTGGEVRIGVGICWDQWYPECARVMALKGAEVLLYPTAIGSEPYDADLDTSRMWRRAMIGHAVSNCMPVCAANRIGHEGPEDRAQSFYGHSFISDEWGDLVAEYGAGESGVLIATLDLVRAAKHRAGMGFFRDRRPQLYGRISEDI
- a CDS encoding sugar-transfer associated ATP-grasp domain-containing protein, coding for MTNLGGTSCKTQADEVTISHIWATAINELLGPDVDGGHAGRIQRPTIYININSKGRSLDMIDRLYDFIRFNFAIFPGVFKYKSADFLNEYYLYRNSRHGFVSILLNSVVYLVFSFYVRFRAHRVSGRWVKNAKWRRWSTVVGIRYFTDPNDLAMFNIRTRKQLSDLYRRFEHIGCGRFIDDKMASDPTLFHDKFAFAQFCEEHGIPHPQIFAYVHDGKLDSFRRFDDQQVLIAKPTYGTGGNGVFEVNLEHAARLGDDGLRRFIGRIIDDPSRPYILQQRVYPSSDVAELAIDCLPTARVTTMLNERGEPEVVTSVMRFASQPGTVADNAHLGGLMAAIDPDSGELSAARYRSRQGEFAVHPFNSAQIQGKTLERWAEIKDVALRAHREFLKSFVQIGWDIGLAEQPLVLEINARPDLALAQRASNTLIGSSRYGELISHHISRRISELQAA